A stretch of Mesorhizobium sp. M2A.F.Ca.ET.046.03.2.1 DNA encodes these proteins:
- a CDS encoding M24 family metallopeptidase → MIEPPFARAEYQRRLGKIRAEMARRGIELLIVNDVANQHYITGYDGWSFYTPQVVLVPIEDAEPVWIGRAMDAAGGLLTAWMKPENVVGFPEDHVQRADRHPMDWIAAWIVAKGWGNRPIGIELEAYYFSPKAHARLVAGLPNAKWHDADLLVNWIRAVKSAPEIDYLRKASKLAEAAVARAYDVIAPGVRECDAIASIQAAQIAGSPDFAGDITALPPTILGGENASAPHIMWSDRRFGKDETIALELAGVCRRYAAGLARTMQLGKTPTRVADTAKAVIEGMDAVLDTVRPGTTAEAVEAAWRKVIERYGLKKESRIGYSIGVAYPPDWGEHTISLRPGDKTVLQPGNVVHSILGMWMDGWGIEVSETILVTETGNETLTKFPRDIHVKT, encoded by the coding sequence ATGATTGAACCGCCTTTTGCCCGCGCAGAGTACCAGCGGCGGCTCGGAAAAATCCGCGCCGAGATGGCCAGGCGAGGCATCGAACTCCTGATCGTCAACGACGTCGCCAACCAGCACTACATCACCGGCTATGACGGCTGGTCGTTCTACACGCCGCAGGTCGTGCTTGTTCCCATCGAGGATGCCGAGCCAGTCTGGATCGGCCGCGCCATGGATGCGGCTGGCGGGCTGCTGACGGCCTGGATGAAGCCGGAAAACGTCGTCGGCTTCCCGGAGGACCATGTCCAGCGCGCCGACCGGCATCCGATGGACTGGATCGCGGCCTGGATCGTCGCCAAGGGCTGGGGCAACCGTCCCATCGGCATCGAGCTCGAAGCCTATTATTTTTCGCCAAAGGCGCATGCGCGGCTCGTCGCCGGACTGCCCAACGCCAAATGGCACGACGCCGACCTGCTCGTGAACTGGATCCGCGCGGTCAAATCGGCGCCGGAAATCGACTATCTGCGCAAGGCCTCGAAACTGGCAGAAGCGGCGGTCGCGCGGGCCTATGACGTCATTGCGCCGGGTGTGCGCGAATGCGACGCGATTGCTTCCATCCAGGCGGCGCAGATCGCCGGCAGCCCGGATTTCGCCGGCGACATCACGGCGCTGCCGCCGACGATCCTCGGCGGCGAAAACGCTTCCGCCCCCCACATCATGTGGAGCGACCGGCGTTTCGGAAAGGACGAAACTATCGCGCTGGAACTCGCCGGCGTCTGCCGCCGCTATGCCGCAGGGCTTGCCAGGACCATGCAGCTCGGCAAGACGCCGACCCGCGTCGCGGACACGGCAAAGGCTGTGATCGAGGGCATGGATGCGGTGCTCGACACGGTACGGCCGGGCACGACCGCCGAAGCGGTCGAAGCCGCCTGGCGCAAGGTCATAGAGCGCTACGGGCTGAAGAAGGAATCGCGCATCGGCTATTCCATCGGCGTTGCCTATCCGCCGGATTGGGGCGAGCACACGATCAGCCTGCGGCCCGGCGACAAGACGGTGCTGCAGCCCGGCAATGTCGTCCATTCCATCCTGGGCATGTGGATGGACGGCTGGGGCATCGAGGTCAGCGAGACCATCCTGGTGACTGAGACCGGCAACGAGACGCTGACGAAGTTCCCGCGGGATATCCATGTCAAAACCTGA
- a CDS encoding amidohydrolase has product MSKPDRPSSTSDAAPDIDAGILDRMIEIRRHLHCHPELSNREAGTQRYLREMLAKEGITEIRDVAGYGLAVDIVGTGRPSNRKVAIRADIDALPIEEESGVDFASKNPGVMHACGHDAHAAMGFAVAAHLNRSRDSFGGTVRLIFQPAEEDEPSGGRRVVEEGLLDDVDAAICVHVDPYTPSGKVAVGPGPYTLACDTFDVLVTGSAAHAAKPYEGIDALTVACSMVSELQKIVSRETDPYDPLVISVTAINGGNAYNVTAGKVAFKGTIRSGNDATRERAWRRLREMLERTAASHGASVKIDIHRGEPGVVNDAEMAALIMAGAKASIGADNALNMPGWSIADDFAYYSEKRPSVYFRLGIRNEGVGSVYPLHHSRFRIDETALKNGVLTLVSAATMYLAGQENYGA; this is encoded by the coding sequence ATGTCAAAACCTGACCGGCCGTCCTCGACGAGCGATGCCGCGCCCGACATCGATGCCGGAATTCTCGATCGGATGATCGAGATCCGGCGCCATCTGCACTGCCACCCCGAGCTGTCGAACCGGGAAGCGGGCACGCAGCGCTATTTGCGCGAGATGCTTGCAAAGGAAGGGATCACCGAAATCCGTGATGTGGCCGGCTACGGGCTTGCCGTCGACATCGTCGGCACCGGCCGGCCTTCGAACCGCAAGGTGGCTATCCGCGCCGATATCGACGCCCTGCCGATCGAGGAGGAGTCCGGCGTCGACTTTGCGTCCAAAAATCCGGGCGTGATGCATGCCTGCGGCCATGACGCCCACGCCGCGATGGGCTTTGCGGTCGCCGCGCATCTCAATCGCTCACGCGACAGTTTCGGCGGAACCGTTCGCCTCATCTTCCAGCCGGCCGAGGAAGATGAACCGTCCGGTGGGCGACGGGTGGTCGAGGAGGGGCTTCTCGACGACGTCGATGCCGCGATCTGCGTCCATGTCGATCCGTATACGCCGTCCGGCAAGGTGGCCGTCGGCCCGGGTCCCTACACTCTCGCCTGCGACACGTTCGATGTGCTGGTCACCGGCTCGGCGGCGCATGCGGCAAAGCCCTATGAAGGCATAGACGCGCTGACTGTCGCCTGCTCCATGGTTAGCGAGCTGCAGAAGATCGTTTCGCGTGAGACCGATCCCTATGATCCGCTGGTCATCTCGGTGACCGCCATCAATGGCGGCAATGCCTATAACGTCACTGCGGGCAAGGTCGCGTTCAAAGGCACCATCCGCAGCGGCAACGACGCCACTCGCGAGCGGGCCTGGCGCCGGCTTCGCGAGATGCTTGAACGAACAGCGGCAAGCCACGGCGCCAGCGTAAAGATCGACATCCACCGAGGCGAACCAGGCGTCGTCAACGATGCCGAGATGGCGGCCCTGATCATGGCCGGCGCCAAAGCCAGCATTGGCGCGGATAATGCTCTCAACATGCCTGGATGGAGCATTGCCGACGACTTCGCTTACTACAGCGAGAAACGCCCGTCGGTCTATTTCCGGCTCGGCATCCGCAACGAGGGGGTAGGGTCAGTCTACCCACTCCACCATTCCAGGTTCCGCATCGACGAGACGGCGTTGAAGAACGGCGTCCTTACTCTGGTTTCGGCGGCAACGATGTACCTGGCTGGACAGGAGAATTACGGCGCTTAG
- a CDS encoding M23 family metallopeptidase: MKPTGQSAVFGRRKEPHTVIIARGNEIRHFTIRPWLAAFLGSALAAIAIGYLLATSYLVLRDDLIGATTARQARMQQAYEDRISALRAQVDRITSRQLLDQQLMETKVSELLARQTQLSERHGRLGPILERAENEVGDAPAAGAAAAKRDEPAEVTGSLSQAPTYSVASLSAGDTRPFSLWSTRSDPLDAETAADRADKLFVSINASLKAIESQQLSRITTLADSAYKNADAITQALEAAGLPVDSELNKSDVGGPLVPLDPSLVFDSRVKELDEALDALDGVKKEARKLPLANPAPGHPVTSPFGVRTDPILGSAALHTGMDFRAPIGMPAKVTAAGIVTRAGWAGGYGRMVEVDHGNGFATRYGHLSEIDVTVGQKLAAGDIIGKTGSSGRSTGPHLHYEVRHDGEAVDPLRFLTVGKKVAQYL, encoded by the coding sequence GTGAAACCAACCGGTCAGTCAGCTGTCTTCGGCAGGCGCAAGGAACCGCACACGGTCATCATCGCCCGCGGCAACGAGATAAGGCATTTCACCATCCGCCCCTGGCTCGCCGCCTTCCTCGGCTCGGCCCTGGCGGCGATCGCCATCGGCTATCTGCTTGCCACGTCCTATCTGGTGTTGCGCGACGACCTGATCGGCGCCACGACGGCCAGGCAGGCGCGCATGCAGCAGGCCTATGAGGACCGCATCTCGGCCCTTCGTGCCCAGGTCGACCGCATTACCAGCCGCCAGCTTCTCGACCAGCAGCTGATGGAAACCAAGGTCAGCGAACTCTTGGCCAGGCAGACCCAGCTCAGCGAGCGCCACGGGCGGCTCGGCCCGATCCTCGAGCGCGCCGAGAACGAGGTCGGCGACGCGCCCGCGGCAGGCGCCGCGGCGGCCAAACGCGATGAACCCGCAGAGGTCACCGGCAGCCTCTCTCAGGCGCCGACCTATTCCGTCGCATCCTTGAGCGCCGGTGACACCAGGCCCTTCTCGCTCTGGTCGACAAGATCCGATCCGCTCGATGCTGAAACGGCCGCCGATCGCGCCGACAAGCTGTTCGTCTCGATCAACGCTTCGCTGAAGGCCATCGAGAGCCAGCAGCTCTCGCGCATCACCACGCTTGCCGACAGCGCCTACAAGAATGCCGATGCCATAACCCAGGCGCTGGAAGCCGCGGGCCTGCCGGTCGACAGCGAGCTCAACAAGAGCGATGTCGGCGGCCCACTGGTGCCGCTCGATCCCTCGCTGGTTTTCGACAGCAGGGTCAAGGAACTGGACGAGGCGCTCGACGCGCTTGACGGAGTCAAGAAGGAGGCGCGCAAGCTGCCGCTCGCCAACCCCGCCCCTGGCCATCCAGTGACCAGCCCGTTTGGCGTACGCACGGACCCGATCCTGGGCAGCGCCGCCCTGCACACGGGCATGGATTTCAGGGCGCCGATCGGCATGCCGGCCAAGGTCACGGCCGCCGGCATCGTCACCAGGGCCGGCTGGGCCGGCGGCTACGGCCGCATGGTCGAGGTCGACCACGGCAACGGCTTCGCCACACGCTACGGACATCTGAGCGAGATCGACGTCACTGTCGGCCAGAAGCTCGCCGCCGGCGACATCATCGGCAAGACCGGCAGCAGCGGGCGCTCGACCGGCCCGCACCTCCATTACGAGGTGCGCCACGATGGCGAGGCGGTCGACCCGCTACGCTTCCTCACTGTCGGCAAGAAGGTCGCGCAATACCTTTGA
- a CDS encoding sterol desaturase family protein, translating into MLDDLVGKILDKISGTSLLATGLLLLTAFVSALVAYWRTVEEKSWKEFFEFVIPHEVITHPSAKADLLFWVTKKALMPFLMLPAGIVFVTAVGYGTNWLFSTLLHFQPPLTEGPAGPVTVLIFTVSMLLAYDISYYLYHVAQHRYPLLWELHKVHHSAEVMVGITKDRVHPLDELMNRAWDGIIVGFCFGIWSLISLNLVELTVFGVNVYVMRNILMMDFVRHTHFKISFGPLNHLILCPHWHQLHHSVDPRHYDKNFGLLFSFWDRLFGTLCVPRPDEDFTFGLVDRDVRDYQSLAGLYVMPLKRMWGHIARRIRPGKPRSRTSRASEGTRP; encoded by the coding sequence ATGCTGGACGATCTGGTTGGCAAGATCCTCGACAAGATTTCGGGCACCAGTCTGCTGGCGACCGGGCTTTTGCTGCTGACTGCCTTTGTCAGCGCGCTTGTAGCCTATTGGCGCACGGTCGAGGAGAAGAGCTGGAAGGAGTTCTTCGAGTTCGTCATCCCGCACGAGGTCATCACCCATCCCTCCGCGAAGGCCGACCTTCTGTTCTGGGTCACGAAGAAGGCCCTGATGCCTTTCCTGATGCTGCCCGCCGGAATCGTCTTCGTCACAGCGGTGGGGTATGGGACCAACTGGCTGTTTTCGACACTGCTCCACTTCCAGCCGCCTCTGACCGAGGGGCCGGCAGGGCCGGTGACGGTTCTGATCTTCACCGTCAGCATGCTCCTCGCCTACGACATTTCCTATTATCTCTATCACGTCGCGCAGCATCGCTATCCGCTGCTCTGGGAACTGCACAAGGTGCATCACTCGGCCGAGGTGATGGTCGGGATCACCAAGGACCGGGTCCATCCGCTCGACGAGTTGATGAACCGAGCCTGGGATGGCATCATCGTAGGGTTCTGCTTCGGCATCTGGTCGCTGATTTCGCTGAACCTTGTCGAACTGACCGTTTTTGGCGTCAACGTCTATGTCATGCGTAACATCCTGATGATGGATTTCGTCAGGCACACGCACTTCAAGATCTCGTTCGGCCCGCTCAACCATTTGATCCTGTGTCCCCACTGGCATCAGTTGCATCACAGCGTCGATCCGCGCCACTACGACAAGAACTTCGGGCTGCTCTTCTCGTTCTGGGACCGGCTCTTCGGAACATTGTGTGTGCCGAGGCCTGACGAGGACTTCACGTTCGGGCTGGTCGACCGCGATGTGCGCGACTATCAGTCGCTCGCAGGCCTCTACGTCATGCCGCTGAAGCGGATGTGGGGACATATCGCCAGGCGCATCCGGCCTGGAAAGCCACGGTCACGCACCTCGCGAGCGTCGGAGGGGACACGGCCATGA
- a CDS encoding GNAT family N-acetyltransferase, whose product MNGPVVLAIPRTHTFEVVTSAARLAEIAPAWRALWQWAGGLVFQHPDWIAAWWRTTPQQERRALRIGLAWNGDRLDGVIALATFRRSGIRILEWAAKDHSDYGDALVAPDSDPRAISRLWQYVFDQGGFDLIYLNRLLPDAGVHALLEPAHGKALRPNHRTEISYRVAGSWQRGAEWFETLSKKGRQNYRRGRKFMEESGALRFRLLDSAEPREPVLERVATLKRLWLARHGRASDLFDKGSPVLAALTSVLADLGLLRIFVLELDDTIVAVSINFEQHGTMMAFVTTYDPEYERASPGMVLMMDYIQWSFDRGLATVDFLCGGEDFKRRFATQSVTLSSMMGARGLRGHLAALADQASHRSKSWRTWRQPKAEAPDE is encoded by the coding sequence ATGAACGGTCCCGTTGTGCTCGCAATCCCGCGGACACACACCTTCGAAGTCGTGACGTCGGCGGCGCGCCTGGCCGAGATCGCACCGGCCTGGAGGGCGCTCTGGCAGTGGGCTGGCGGGCTTGTCTTCCAGCACCCGGACTGGATCGCGGCCTGGTGGCGCACCACCCCGCAGCAGGAGCGGCGCGCGCTCAGGATTGGGCTTGCCTGGAACGGCGACCGGCTCGATGGCGTGATAGCGCTCGCGACCTTCAGGCGTTCCGGCATCCGCATACTCGAATGGGCGGCGAAGGATCACAGTGACTATGGCGACGCGCTGGTTGCACCCGACAGCGACCCGCGGGCGATCTCCCGCCTCTGGCAGTATGTTTTTGACCAGGGTGGCTTCGACCTGATCTATCTCAACCGTCTGCTGCCGGATGCCGGTGTTCATGCCCTGCTGGAACCGGCTCATGGCAAGGCGCTTCGGCCCAATCACCGCACCGAAATCAGCTATCGTGTCGCTGGCTCCTGGCAGCGTGGGGCGGAATGGTTCGAGACGTTGTCCAAGAAGGGCCGGCAGAACTATCGTCGTGGCCGCAAGTTCATGGAAGAAAGCGGTGCATTGCGTTTCCGGCTGCTGGACTCGGCGGAGCCGCGAGAGCCGGTGCTCGAGCGCGTCGCGACGTTGAAGCGGCTCTGGCTCGCTCGCCATGGTCGCGCCTCGGATCTGTTCGATAAGGGCTCGCCGGTTCTTGCCGCGCTTACTTCGGTGCTGGCCGACCTCGGGCTGTTGCGCATCTTCGTGCTGGAGCTCGACGACACGATCGTCGCCGTCTCGATCAATTTCGAGCAGCACGGCACGATGATGGCTTTCGTCACCACCTATGATCCCGAATACGAGCGCGCCTCGCCGGGCATGGTACTGATGATGGACTATATCCAATGGTCGTTCGACCGTGGCCTCGCCACGGTCGATTTTCTCTGCGGCGGCGAGGATTTCAAGCGGCGCTTCGCCACGCAGTCAGTCACGCTGTCGTCCATGATGGGTGCGCGCGGTTTGCGTGGCCATCTCGCCGCGCTGGCCGATCAAGCGAGCCATCGTTCGAAATCCTGGAGGACGTGGCGGCAGCCGAAGGCCGAGGCACCTGACGAGTAA
- a CDS encoding peroxiredoxin — protein MADLEVGDAAPQFDLPRDGGGSLSLAALRGKPIVLYFYPQDDTTSCTSEAIGFSQLKPEFEKAGAEVIGLSPDSVKKHDKFKAKHDLTVDLVADEERKVIEAYHLWVEKTMYGRNYMGVERATFLIGKDGRIARVWRKVRVKGHAEEVLEAVRAL, from the coding sequence ATGGCTGATCTCGAGGTCGGCGACGCAGCGCCTCAATTCGATCTTCCGCGTGACGGCGGCGGCTCCCTCAGTCTCGCCGCGCTCCGGGGCAAACCCATTGTACTCTACTTCTACCCGCAGGACGACACCACAAGCTGCACCAGCGAGGCGATCGGCTTCTCGCAGTTGAAGCCGGAGTTCGAGAAGGCCGGCGCCGAAGTGATCGGGCTGTCCCCCGATAGCGTGAAGAAACACGACAAATTCAAGGCGAAGCACGATCTCACCGTCGATCTCGTCGCCGACGAGGAGCGCAAGGTGATCGAGGCCTATCATTTGTGGGTCGAGAAGACGATGTACGGGCGCAACTATATGGGTGTCGAACGCGCCACCTTCCTGATCGGCAAGGATGGGCGCATTGCCCGCGTCTGGCGCAAGGTTCGCGTCAAGGGCCATGCCGAAGAAGTGCTCGAGGCCGTGCGCGCGCTCTGA
- a CDS encoding DUF3971 domain-containing protein: MDQEDPQHEKIRFRRDEITDLAKLPSACSVPPLGRAVVRRRFRVLGRVFAGLCALVLLAAAGVYVLGASGIGTERLRAEAETAIEKLAGVDVNVTVGAARLTLDGSSFIALQVNDVSLKTADGKPMADIGRVRFGMRLLPLLSGDVRLTSARFSNAHIVVAAMPSGGGDWTAALRNENGLVDPEKVSAAAFASVNDALDAVREDSIRQIDLHNVEFELPDTGLVKRVTVTSATVAQTGTGRMQFSYDADVDGRHATLTATATRDATARRIASLDANIEIEGAGTSGEGGSTEAAPAADGARLGSIALQLSGSEASGDSPSRLAASLSLTGSVLDLDERGLLPLDVDADATLMAGSNKISVDRLLIKNGRSSFDFAGSIGPKPAAAGEEPAYRYDLTSDGSTLAPSESPEPALQFLARIAGVYQPKSRKLVAEQIGVRSGGSGEVLGAATVAFVDNGPPGVSLSLNVHDMPVSHVKQLWPWFSARNARLWVLGNLFGGTVTDANLQFQVVPGRLGNGVPLTGDEVFGRFQIEGSRFDTAGRIPPVRDAVGVVAFHGNDVDIALSSGSVYMPSGRTVAASGGTLTIKNANRPIVVGGLDIDVAGEAPAIAELASYEPINAMRHVGLAPEDLSGTVTGHVRADIPLTRGMDTSKLDWLVSLDYQDLSLAKSFEDQTVTEADGSITVGPKQAVISAEAKLNGIPAELDLVEPLADDGPARSLKVTLILDDKTRNASMPGLSDLLSGTIKVAIDKSGEDAQQVSADLTNARLDIPWAGWSKGAGIPAKVAFNMAKSGSTTTLSDFALDGKSFSIDGNVTLVNGALSAARFSKVALNRGDDVAVSVKRAGKSYAVDVSGASLDARSLIKQFTSDVDTATKGAGSDAISVSADVASLTGFHDEVLSNLKLEYSAAGSHLNGLNVTAAASSGAPITINNTTSEGGRVLRVKSADAGAILRFLNVYEHMEGGAITLSLSGAADGPMKGQVDARNFYVVNEPKLASIVSTTPAGDTRSLNEAVKGNIDTSRVQFERGFAEIDKGSGYLRLANGLLRGPRIGTTFQGTLYDPNNNMDMTGTFMPVYGLNRIFGELPLFGPLLGNGRDRGLIGVTYRLRGNANKPTLNVNPLSVVAPGIFRSIFEYR; the protein is encoded by the coding sequence TTGGATCAGGAAGACCCGCAGCACGAGAAGATCAGGTTCAGGCGTGACGAGATCACCGACCTGGCGAAGCTCCCGTCCGCTTGCAGCGTGCCGCCGCTTGGCCGCGCGGTGGTGCGGCGGCGCTTCCGCGTCCTCGGCCGCGTGTTTGCCGGGCTTTGCGCACTCGTGCTTCTGGCGGCGGCGGGCGTCTATGTCCTGGGGGCCTCGGGCATCGGCACGGAACGGCTCCGGGCCGAGGCGGAGACCGCCATCGAGAAGCTGGCAGGGGTCGATGTCAATGTCACCGTCGGCGCGGCGCGGCTGACGCTGGACGGATCGAGCTTCATTGCCCTGCAGGTGAACGATGTCAGCCTCAAGACGGCTGACGGCAAGCCGATGGCCGATATCGGGCGGGTGCGTTTCGGCATGCGCCTGCTGCCGCTGCTTTCCGGCGATGTCCGGCTGACCAGCGCCAGATTCTCCAACGCCCACATCGTCGTGGCGGCCATGCCTTCCGGCGGCGGTGACTGGACGGCGGCGCTGCGCAACGAAAACGGGCTTGTCGACCCGGAGAAAGTGTCGGCGGCGGCGTTCGCAAGCGTCAACGACGCGCTGGATGCCGTGCGCGAGGACTCGATACGCCAGATCGACTTGCACAACGTCGAGTTCGAATTGCCGGACACAGGGCTCGTCAAGCGCGTGACCGTCACCTCGGCAACCGTCGCGCAGACCGGTACCGGGCGCATGCAGTTCTCCTACGATGCCGATGTCGACGGCCGGCACGCGACTTTGACCGCAACCGCGACCCGCGATGCGACGGCAAGGCGGATCGCCTCGCTGGATGCCAACATCGAGATAGAAGGCGCGGGCACCTCCGGCGAGGGTGGTTCGACCGAGGCTGCCCCCGCGGCCGATGGCGCCAGACTGGGTTCGATCGCGCTGCAGCTTTCGGGCTCGGAAGCGTCGGGCGACAGCCCGTCGCGGCTGGCGGCCTCGCTCTCGCTCACCGGTTCTGTGCTCGACCTGGACGAACGCGGGCTGCTGCCTCTCGACGTCGATGCCGATGCCACGCTGATGGCCGGCTCGAACAAGATCTCGGTCGACCGGCTGCTGATCAAGAACGGTCGCTCCAGCTTCGACTTTGCCGGGTCGATTGGGCCGAAGCCGGCAGCCGCCGGGGAGGAGCCCGCATACCGCTACGACCTGACCAGCGACGGCTCGACGCTGGCGCCCTCGGAATCGCCCGAACCGGCGCTTCAGTTCCTGGCCCGTATCGCAGGCGTCTATCAGCCGAAGAGCCGAAAGCTCGTCGCCGAGCAGATCGGCGTCCGGTCCGGCGGATCGGGCGAAGTGCTGGGCGCGGCCACCGTCGCCTTCGTCGACAACGGTCCTCCGGGCGTGTCGCTGTCGCTCAACGTTCACGACATGCCGGTCTCGCATGTGAAGCAATTGTGGCCATGGTTTTCGGCCCGCAATGCGCGGCTTTGGGTGCTGGGCAACCTGTTCGGCGGTACGGTGACCGACGCCAACCTGCAGTTCCAGGTGGTGCCGGGCCGCCTGGGCAACGGCGTGCCGCTTACCGGCGACGAAGTGTTCGGCCGTTTCCAGATCGAAGGCTCGCGCTTCGATACCGCCGGGCGCATCCCGCCGGTCCGCGACGCCGTCGGTGTCGTCGCGTTCCACGGCAACGATGTCGACATCGCGCTCTCATCGGGCAGCGTCTACATGCCGAGCGGGCGCACCGTGGCGGCAAGCGGCGGGACGCTGACGATCAAGAACGCCAATCGACCGATCGTGGTCGGCGGACTCGACATCGACGTCGCGGGTGAGGCGCCGGCGATCGCCGAGCTTGCCTCCTACGAGCCGATCAACGCCATGCGCCATGTCGGGCTAGCGCCCGAGGACCTGTCCGGCACCGTTACCGGCCACGTCAGGGCAGACATTCCGCTGACGAGGGGCATGGACACCTCGAAGCTCGATTGGCTGGTTTCCCTCGACTATCAGGACCTGTCGCTCGCCAAGTCGTTCGAAGACCAGACCGTTACCGAGGCGGACGGCTCGATAACAGTGGGGCCAAAGCAGGCGGTGATTTCGGCGGAGGCCAAGCTCAACGGCATTCCGGCTGAGCTCGATCTGGTCGAACCGCTCGCCGATGACGGGCCGGCGCGCAGCCTCAAGGTCACGCTGATCCTCGACGACAAGACGCGCAACGCCAGCATGCCTGGGCTGTCGGACCTGCTTTCGGGAACCATCAAGGTGGCGATCGACAAGAGCGGCGAAGACGCCCAGCAGGTCTCGGCGGACCTGACCAATGCCAGGCTCGACATTCCTTGGGCGGGGTGGAGCAAGGGCGCCGGCATTCCGGCCAAGGTCGCATTCAACATGGCGAAGTCTGGCAGCACAACCACGCTGTCGGATTTCGCTCTCGACGGAAAAAGCTTTTCGATCGACGGCAATGTGACGCTGGTCAATGGCGCGTTGTCCGCGGCCCGCTTCAGCAAGGTTGCGTTGAACCGAGGCGACGACGTTGCCGTTTCGGTCAAGCGCGCCGGTAAGAGCTACGCGGTCGACGTCAGCGGCGCGTCGCTCGACGCCCGCTCGCTGATCAAGCAGTTCACCTCCGATGTCGACACCGCCACCAAGGGTGCCGGCAGCGACGCGATCTCGGTGAGCGCCGATGTGGCATCGCTGACCGGTTTCCACGACGAGGTGCTTTCCAATCTGAAGCTCGAATACAGCGCGGCCGGATCGCACCTGAACGGGCTCAACGTCACCGCCGCGGCAAGCTCGGGCGCCCCGATCACGATCAACAACACCACCAGCGAAGGCGGCCGGGTGCTCAGGGTGAAGTCGGCCGACGCCGGCGCGATCCTGCGTTTCCTCAACGTCTACGAGCATATGGAAGGCGGCGCGATCACGCTCTCGCTCTCGGGCGCCGCCGACGGGCCGATGAAGGGACAGGTGGATGCCCGCAACTTCTATGTCGTCAACGAGCCCAAGCTGGCCTCGATCGTATCGACCACGCCGGCCGGCGATACGCGCAGCCTGAACGAGGCCGTCAAGGGCAATATCGATACGTCCAGGGTGCAGTTCGAGCGCGGCTTCGCCGAGATCGACAAGGGGTCCGGCTATCTGAGGCTGGCGAACGGCCTGCTGCGCGGTCCACGTATCGGCACGACCTTCCAGGGAACGCTCTATGATCCGAACAACAACATGGACATGACCGGCACCTTCATGCCGGTCTACGGGCTGAACCGGATCTTCGGCGAATTGCCGCTGTTCGGGCCGCTCCTTGGCAACGGACGCGACCGTGGCCTGATTGGCGTCACCTACCGCCTGCGCGGCAATGCCAACAAGCCGACCCTCAACGTCAATCCGCTGTCGGTGGTGGCGCCGGGTATATTCCGCTCGATCTTCGAATATAGGTAA
- the tyrS gene encoding tyrosine--tRNA ligase, whose product MSAFKSDFLRIMSERGFIHQISDESALDQLFAKETVSAYIGFDATARSLHAGSLIQIMMLHWLQQTGHRPIALMGGGTSMIGDPSFKDEARKLLTPQDIEDNLVGIRRNFAPYLKFGNGPGDAVMVNNADWLMEINYVNFLRDVGRHFSVNRMLAFDSVKLRLDREQSLSFLEFNYMILQAYDFVELYKRVGCRLQMGGSDQWGNIVNGIDLGHRMEGVQLFAMTTPLLTTSSGAKMGKSASGAVWLDGDMLSPYEFWQYWRNTEDADVGRFLKLYTTLPLDEVARLEKLGGSEINEAKKILATEITAMLHGREAAEMASETARKTFEEGTLADTLPSVEVAKSDLEAGIGILALFVTAGLAGSNGEARRHIQGGAVRINDQPLTDDRRIVTSLDLGPEGVVKLSLGKKKHVLVRPI is encoded by the coding sequence ATGTCCGCCTTCAAATCCGATTTCCTGCGCATCATGAGCGAGCGCGGTTTCATCCACCAGATTTCGGACGAATCCGCCCTCGACCAGCTTTTCGCCAAGGAAACGGTAAGCGCCTATATCGGCTTCGACGCCACCGCCCGGAGTCTGCATGCGGGATCGCTGATCCAGATCATGATGCTGCATTGGCTGCAGCAGACCGGCCACCGTCCGATCGCGCTGATGGGCGGCGGCACCTCGATGATCGGCGACCCGTCCTTCAAGGACGAAGCGCGCAAGCTGCTCACCCCGCAGGACATCGAGGACAATCTCGTCGGCATCCGCCGCAATTTCGCGCCTTACCTGAAGTTCGGCAACGGCCCCGGCGACGCAGTCATGGTCAACAACGCCGACTGGCTGATGGAGATCAACTACGTCAACTTCCTGCGCGACGTCGGCCGGCACTTCTCCGTCAACCGCATGCTCGCCTTCGATAGCGTGAAGCTCAGGCTCGACCGCGAGCAGTCGCTGTCCTTCCTTGAGTTCAACTACATGATCCTGCAGGCCTACGACTTCGTCGAGCTCTACAAGCGCGTCGGCTGCCGGCTGCAGATGGGCGGCTCGGACCAGTGGGGCAACATCGTCAACGGCATCGACCTCGGCCACCGCATGGAGGGCGTACAGCTCTTCGCCATGACCACGCCGCTGCTCACCACCTCGTCCGGCGCCAAGATGGGCAAGTCGGCCTCGGGCGCAGTCTGGCTCGACGGCGACATGCTGAGCCCCTACGAATTCTGGCAGTACTGGCGCAACACCGAGGACGCCGATGTCGGCCGCTTCTTGAAGCTTTACACCACGCTGCCGCTGGACGAGGTGGCGCGGCTGGAAAAGCTCGGCGGCTCGGAAATCAATGAGGCGAAGAAAATCCTCGCCACCGAGATCACGGCCATGCTGCACGGCCGCGAGGCGGCCGAGATGGCAAGCGAGACAGCGCGCAAGACCTTCGAGGAAGGCACGCTCGCCGACACGCTGCCCAGCGTCGAAGTCGCCAAATCGGACCTCGAAGCCGGGATCGGCATCCTGGCGCTGTTCGTAACAGCTGGGCTGGCCGGCTCGAACGGCGAAGCGCGCCGGCATATCCAGGGCGGCGCGGTGCGCATCAACGATCAGCCCTTGACCGACGACCGGCGCATCGTCACGTCCCTGGACCTCGGCCCGGAAGGCGTGGTGAAGCTCTCGCTCGGCAAGAAGAAACACGTGCTGGTGCGGCCGATCTGA